In Fodinibius salicampi, the sequence GAATAATATCTACTTCGGTAGATAGCACAACTGCTTATGAGAATAGGTCTTGTGAAGGTCTATTCTCTTGGCATTTACGGGTGTAGCTCAACTGGCAGAGCAGCGGTCTCCAAAACCGAAGGTTGTGGGTTCAAGTCCTTCCACCCGTGCAGATATTGAACAAGTGATAAGTACATGGATAAGATTAAAGCATTTTTACTGGATGTCCGCAAAGAGATGAAGAAAGTCTCTTGGCCAGATCAGGATGAGCTGGTGGATTATACGATTGTTGTGGTTATCTTTACCATACTTCTGTCTGGATTCATTTTTGCGGTAGATCAAGTTTATAGCACTATATTAGAGGCCATTTATCAATGACACAAGAAGAACAGCATGATTGGTATGTAGTTCGTGTGTTTTCCAGTCACGAAAAGAAGGTTAAGCGATATTTAGATCGTGAAATCGAACTTCAGGGACTGGAAGATAAAATTAGCGAAGTTCTTATACCGACTGAAACGGTGATAGAAATTCGCTCAGGTAAGAAGCGTACGCGGGAGAAAAATTTCTTCCCGGGTTATATACTTTTAAAAACCTCTTATGATGAAGAAGTAAATAATCTTATTCAGGGTGCACCGTCAACTATTGGTTTTTTGAAGGCGGGAAAAAATCAGCATCGTCCAAAGCCATTGCGCAAGTCGGAAGTGGATAGGATACTAGGCCGAGTCCATGAGAGTGAAGAAGCCATGGAAGAGGGTGGAAAGATTGAAATACCCTATGATGAAGGCGATATTGTTAAGGTTATTGATGGACCGTTTAAAGATTTTGATGGAACCGTACAAGAAGTTAATGCAGAGAAACTGAAATTACGTGTTCTTGTAAGTATTTTTGGTCGAAAGACCCCGGTTGAAGTTGATGTGAACCAGGTAGAACCTGCAACTTGACCACTTAAATCACTGATGCAAAGTGAGCTATTACGCGGCAATAAACAGATAAGTATAAGCAGTAAATTCAAATGGCAAAAAAAGTAGATCAAGTACTTAAGCTCCAGATTCGTGGTGGGCAGGCTAATCCTGCGCCTCCTGTTGGACCTGCTCTAGGTCAGGCTGGAATTAATATTATGGAGTTTTGTAAGGCTTTTAATGCTGCTACACAGGAAGACGCCGGTACTATTATTCCGGTTGAAATTACAGTGTACCAGGATAAGTCTTTCACTTTCATAACTAAGACTCCACCTGCTGCTGTTCTGCTCAAGCAAGCTGCTGGGATTAAATCCGGTTCCGGAGAACCCAACCGTACAAAGGTTGGTCAGGTAACCTGGACCCAGTGCAAAGAAATAGCGGAACAGAAAATGCAGGATCTTAATGCTTTTGAGGTAGAAAACGCTGCTGAAATGATTGCAGGTACTGCCCGGAGTATGGGGCTTCGAGTGCTAAGAGATAAATAGGAAGTAAGATAAATTATGGCACAACGAGGAAAAAAGTATCAAAAGGCCGCAAAGCTCATCGATCCCGAGTTGGAATATACTCTGGAAGAAGCTTGTGATCTTGTGAAGAAAACCTCTACAGCTAATTTTGATGAATCCGTCGATCTGGATCTTCGTCTGGGAGTTGATCCCCGACATGCCGATCAGATGGTACGCGGTTCTGTATCGTTGCCTAATGGCACCGGTAAAGAAGTTCGCGTTTTGGCATTAGTAAACGAAGCCAAACAAGAGGAAGCTGAAGAGGCCGGAGCAGATCACGTAGGTCTGGAAGAGTATATCGAAAAAATTCAAGATGGATGGACTGACGTTGATGTGATCGTTGCCACCCCGGATGTTATGGGCAAGATCGGAAAACTGGGACCTGTTTTAGGTCCGCGTGGACTGATGCCTAATCCTAAGAGTGGTACCGTTACAACCGATGTTGCTGAGACTATCAAAGAGGTAAAAGCCGGCAAGATTGATTTTCGTGTGGATGACTACGGAATTCTGCACGCATCAATTGGAAAGGTTAGCTTTGATGCCAGTGAACTTCGGGAGAATGCAATGAAATATTTGCAGGAAGTCATGCGACTCAGACCCGCTTCTGCTAAAGGTTTATATATCAGAAGCGCGTATATGAGTTCCAGCATGGGACCAAGTATTCCATTAAGTCGTTCATCTATAATTTCTGTATAGAAGTTATAAAAACAGGGAACTGAACAATGCCAACATTAGCAGAAAAGAAAGCAGTTGTTGAACAAATAACAGAAGATCTTGAAAACGCCGGTGCTGTATATATCGCCGACTATTCAGGAATGTCTGTTGGAGAAGTCAACAATATGCGTGGAAAATTTTACGAAGGCGACATTAAGTATAAGGTATACAAAAATACGCTGATGAAGCGAGCCATGGACGAGGTGGGAGGATACGAAGATTTATATCCCCACTTGGTTGAACAAAATGGCTTTGCCTTTGTAGAAGAAGAGCTTGCTGCACCCGCAAAAGTGATAAAAAAATTAAACGAGGAAATAGAAAAGCCAAGGTTTAAGGCTGCAATCATCGATGGAGATTATTACGGTGAGGATGAGCTAAGTACCTTGGCGGCAATGAAGTCTAAGAGCGAAGTGATAGGTGATATCGTTGGGCTTCTGCTTGCACCTGTTTCCAATGTGGTAAGTGCACTCGAAGCTCCCGGCAGAAATATTGCCGGAGCCGTGGAAACCATCGCCGAAAAAGGCGAAGAATAATTACAAACTAACATTACGAATTTTCAATTCACAAAGATCAATCGGAGAAATAAAATGGCTGACGTTAAAGATTTAGCTGAACAATTAGTTAATTTAACAGTAAAAGAAGCAAACGAACTCGCTAACGTTCTTGAAGAAGAATACGACATTAAGCCTGCGGCTGCAACAGCAGTAGTAGCTGGTGGCGGCGACGAAGGCGGTGGCGGTGAAGAACAAACAGAATTTGATGTTATTCTGAATGGCCCCGGCGACAAGAAAATTGCCGTCATTAAAGAGGTTCGTAGTATTACGGGTCTCGGCCTTAAGGAAGCAAAAGAGCTTGTTGATAACGCACCTAATCCTATTAAGGAGGGTGTTGATAAAGCAGAAGCTGAAGACCTTAAGTCTAAGCTTGAAGAAGCAGGCGCTGAAGTTGAACTTAAATAATTAGGTTCAAATACTAACATTTTTGTCATTAGCCAATGCCGTATCACCGGTATTGGCTATTGGCGTCTATTTGCATGCTAAAAAATCCGCTTTATTTTTAAGTGTGGATAAAAGCGGCAAATTCGGCTCATCACCATCTTAATAAATTTTAAAGGAGAGGTTCCTTTGAGTACACAAAGCAAAATGGAAAAAGTTCCTTTCACTGATCGCTTAACATTTGCCAGTACTGAACATGTATTGGATTATCCTGATTTTCTGGATATCCAGTTAGAATCTTTTGGTGACTTTACCCAGTTGGATATCGCACCCGAAGATCGCCAGGTTCAGGGGCTACAAAAGATTTTTAAAGATAATTTTCCTATTCAGGATTCGCGGGAAACCCATATCCTTGAGTTTCTTCATTACAGCGTTGATACTCCGAAGTACAGCATGAAGGAGTGTCAGGAACGCGGGCTTTCTTATGCGGTTCCGCTAAAAGCAAAGCTGCGTCTTTCCGCTGTTGATGACGATGATGAAACAACGGAAACAATTGAGCAGGAGGTCTTTTTAGGAGATCTTCCCTGGATGACCGAAAAGGGGAGTTTTATTATCAATGGCGCTGAGCGCGTGATTGTAAGCCAGCTTCATCGGTCACCGGGTGCTTTTTTCGGTCAAAATGTACACCCTAACGGTACACAGCTATACAATGCACGGGTTATTCCGTTTAAAGGTTCCTGGATTGAGTTTTCTACAGATATCCGAGATGTACTTTGGGCTTATATTGATCGTAAAAAGAAAGTCCCATTTACAACACTGTTACGTGCTCTTGGCTACTCTACAGATGAGGAACTTTTTAACCTATTTGAGCTTTCTGAGAAAGTAGAAGTAGGCTCAAAAAAGAATTTCAATGAGAACCTGGTCGGAAAACGGCTGGCGGTTGATATCGTTGAAGAGAAAATGGAAGAAGTGGTAGATGATCAGACGGGCGAAGTTACAGAAGCCTTGAACAGGGAGGTTCTTCTGGAGATCGACCATGAACTTACTGAAGATGATTACGGACTGCTGAAAGAAGCGGATATGGATAAAGTACGTATCCAGAATATGGCACCAGAAGATTCTGAGCGTAATATTTTCATGAATACCCTGCGCAAGGATCCGACTCATGATGAAGAATCGGCTCTTGGTGAAATCTATAAGCAGATACGCACCGGTGAAATGCCAGATCCCGAAACCGCACGGCAGGTTCTCGAGCGGTTGTTTTTCAGCGATAAGAAGTATGATCTGGGTGAAGTAGGCCGCTATCGCTTGAATAAGCGTCTTAAGCTGGATGTGGATATGGATATCCGCTATCTGGTGAAAGAAGATATTGTGGCGATTATTAAAGAGGTGATTCGCCTGAAAAACATGAAGGCCCAGGTTGATGATATTGATCATCTGAGTAACCGGCGTGTGAGAACAATCGGTGAACAGCTTGGACAGCAATTTTCTATCGGTTTGGCCCGAATGTCCCGTACTATTAAAGAACGGATGAATTCCCGGGACGCTGAACAACTTACTCCGCAGGATCTCGTAAATGCACGGACGATCTCTTCGGTAATTAATACGTTCTTTGGTACGAACCAGCTGTCGCAGTTTATGGATCAGACCAACCCAATTGCGACTCTTACACACAAACGACGTATGTCTGCTCTCGGGCCTGGGGGACTGACACGTGAACGAGCCGGCTTTGAAGTTCGTGACGTTCACTATACGCACTACGGTAGACTGTGCCCTATTGAAACTCCTGAAGGTCCGAATATTGGATTGATCACCTCTTTATGTGTACATGCGAAGGTTAACGATTTTGGATTCCTTGAGACGCCATATCGGAAGATTAAGGAAGGGCAGGCAACTGAGGATATTGAATATCTCTCAGCTGAACAGGAAGATGAGACCATTATTGCTCAGGCAAATGCTGAATTGGGTGAAAATGGCATATTCAAAAATGATAATATCTTTTCTCGCTTCCGCGACGGAGAGGTAGGATTAGCCAGCCCCGATCAAGTTGAATATATGGATGTAGCTACCAACCAGTTAACTTCGGTTGCTGCTGCGCTTATTCCATTTATTGAACATAATGATGCTAACCGTGCCCTTATGGGTTCGAACATGCAGCGTCAGGCCGTGCCCTTGTTACGTCCTGAAGCTCCGGTAGTGGGCACGGGACTTGAACACCGTGCTGCTAAAGACTCGCGGGCTATTATTACTGCAGAAAAAGATGGCGAAGTAGTTTATGTAAGCTCTAAAGAGATCCATGTGAAGTATGATCGTACGGAGTTGGAACAAAACTGCTATTTTGATGATGGCATTAAGAAGTACGACCTGACAAAGTTTGAGCGTACCAATCAAAGTACCACTATCAATCAAAAGCCTATTGTTGAAGTAGGTGACAAGGTTGTAAAAGGCCAAACGCTGGCTGATGGCTGTGCTACCGATCAGGGTGAGCTTGCTCTTGGACGTAACCTGCTGGTAGGCTTTATGCCTTGGCGAGGATACAACTTTGAGGATGCCATTGTAGTAAGTGAACGGGTCGTTCAGGATGATCTGTATACTTCCATTCACATCGAGGAATTTGAACAGGAAGTGCGTGACACCAAACGTGGTGAAGAGGAACTTACACGTGAAATTCCGAATGTTAGCGAAGAGGCCACTAAGAACCTCGACGAACACGGAATTATCAGGACGGGTGCTAAAATAAAGCCAGGTGATATTCTGGTTGGAAAGATTACACCCAAAGGTGAAACAGATCCAACACCGGAAGAGAAACTTCTGCGTGCGATCTTTGGTGATAAAGCCGGTGACGTGAAAGATGCATCGCTGAAAGTGAAGCCGGGTGTCCATGGAACAGTTATTGATACCAAGCTCTTCAGTCGTAAGCGAGACGAACAGATTTCGCGAAAAGAGGAGAAGAAGCAGGTTGAACTGGAAAATGAGCGGCATGCCGAAAAGGTAGATGAGCTTAACAGCCAAATGGTGGATAATCTTTACAGCCTGTTAAGAGACAAGACGTCTCCCGGCGTGTACGATTTTAATGGTGTAGAGCTTATACCTAAAGGTGAGAAATATCGTAAGTCAGATTTTGAAGAGCTCGATCCCGTTAATATTAACGAAAATATTCAATGGGCTACCGATGATGAATTGGTAGAGCACGTACGATTACTTTTCAAGAACTACCGTGATCTGCGTAGAGAAATTGATACCGAAGCCAAGCGACGTAAGTATCAGATTCAGGTCGGAGATGATCTGCCACCGGGTATTATTCAAAAAGCCAAAGTTTATGTTGCTAAAAAACGTAAGCTGCAGGTAGGAGATAAAATGGCCGGCCGCCACGGTAATAAAGGTGTTATCGCAAAGGTAGTACCTGTAGAGGATATGCCTTTTATGAAAGACGGTACACCGGTTGATATTTGCTTGAATCCACTTGGAGTACCATCACGAATGAACCTTGGTCAGATTTATGAAACTATTCTTGGC encodes:
- the nusG gene encoding transcription termination/antitermination protein NusG codes for the protein MTQEEQHDWYVVRVFSSHEKKVKRYLDREIELQGLEDKISEVLIPTETVIEIRSGKKRTREKNFFPGYILLKTSYDEEVNNLIQGAPSTIGFLKAGKNQHRPKPLRKSEVDRILGRVHESEEAMEEGGKIEIPYDEGDIVKVIDGPFKDFDGTVQEVNAEKLKLRVLVSIFGRKTPVEVDVNQVEPAT
- the secE gene encoding preprotein translocase subunit SecE, with the protein product MDKIKAFLLDVRKEMKKVSWPDQDELVDYTIVVVIFTILLSGFIFAVDQVYSTILEAIYQ
- the rplL gene encoding 50S ribosomal protein L7/L12 codes for the protein MADVKDLAEQLVNLTVKEANELANVLEEEYDIKPAAATAVVAGGGDEGGGGEEQTEFDVILNGPGDKKIAVIKEVRSITGLGLKEAKELVDNAPNPIKEGVDKAEAEDLKSKLEEAGAEVELK
- the rplK gene encoding 50S ribosomal protein L11, with the translated sequence MAKKVDQVLKLQIRGGQANPAPPVGPALGQAGINIMEFCKAFNAATQEDAGTIIPVEITVYQDKSFTFITKTPPAAVLLKQAAGIKSGSGEPNRTKVGQVTWTQCKEIAEQKMQDLNAFEVENAAEMIAGTARSMGLRVLRDK
- the rpoB gene encoding DNA-directed RNA polymerase subunit beta — its product is MEKVPFTDRLTFASTEHVLDYPDFLDIQLESFGDFTQLDIAPEDRQVQGLQKIFKDNFPIQDSRETHILEFLHYSVDTPKYSMKECQERGLSYAVPLKAKLRLSAVDDDDETTETIEQEVFLGDLPWMTEKGSFIINGAERVIVSQLHRSPGAFFGQNVHPNGTQLYNARVIPFKGSWIEFSTDIRDVLWAYIDRKKKVPFTTLLRALGYSTDEELFNLFELSEKVEVGSKKNFNENLVGKRLAVDIVEEKMEEVVDDQTGEVTEALNREVLLEIDHELTEDDYGLLKEADMDKVRIQNMAPEDSERNIFMNTLRKDPTHDEESALGEIYKQIRTGEMPDPETARQVLERLFFSDKKYDLGEVGRYRLNKRLKLDVDMDIRYLVKEDIVAIIKEVIRLKNMKAQVDDIDHLSNRRVRTIGEQLGQQFSIGLARMSRTIKERMNSRDAEQLTPQDLVNARTISSVINTFFGTNQLSQFMDQTNPIATLTHKRRMSALGPGGLTRERAGFEVRDVHYTHYGRLCPIETPEGPNIGLITSLCVHAKVNDFGFLETPYRKIKEGQATEDIEYLSAEQEDETIIAQANAELGENGIFKNDNIFSRFRDGEVGLASPDQVEYMDVATNQLTSVAAALIPFIEHNDANRALMGSNMQRQAVPLLRPEAPVVGTGLEHRAAKDSRAIITAEKDGEVVYVSSKEIHVKYDRTELEQNCYFDDGIKKYDLTKFERTNQSTTINQKPIVEVGDKVVKGQTLADGCATDQGELALGRNLLVGFMPWRGYNFEDAIVVSERVVQDDLYTSIHIEEFEQEVRDTKRGEEELTREIPNVSEEATKNLDEHGIIRTGAKIKPGDILVGKITPKGETDPTPEEKLLRAIFGDKAGDVKDASLKVKPGVHGTVIDTKLFSRKRDEQISRKEEKKQVELENERHAEKVDELNSQMVDNLYSLLRDKTSPGVYDFNGVELIPKGEKYRKSDFEELDPVNINENIQWATDDELVEHVRLLFKNYRDLRREIDTEAKRRKYQIQVGDDLPPGIIQKAKVYVAKKRKLQVGDKMAGRHGNKGVIAKVVPVEDMPFMKDGTPVDICLNPLGVPSRMNLGQIYETILGWAAKKLGVKFASPIFDGATEDQVKQQLREAGLPEDGRVTLYDGRTGEPMDQKTTVGYMYMLKLNHLIEDKMHARSIGPYSLITQQPLGGKAQFGGQRLGEMEVWALYAYGASSILKEMLTVKSDDVKGRSRIYEAIVKGENLPEGNVPESFKVLLREMMGLGLEIHID
- the rplJ gene encoding 50S ribosomal protein L10, with amino-acid sequence MPTLAEKKAVVEQITEDLENAGAVYIADYSGMSVGEVNNMRGKFYEGDIKYKVYKNTLMKRAMDEVGGYEDLYPHLVEQNGFAFVEEELAAPAKVIKKLNEEIEKPRFKAAIIDGDYYGEDELSTLAAMKSKSEVIGDIVGLLLAPVSNVVSALEAPGRNIAGAVETIAEKGEE
- the rplA gene encoding 50S ribosomal protein L1, which translates into the protein MAQRGKKYQKAAKLIDPELEYTLEEACDLVKKTSTANFDESVDLDLRLGVDPRHADQMVRGSVSLPNGTGKEVRVLALVNEAKQEEAEEAGADHVGLEEYIEKIQDGWTDVDVIVATPDVMGKIGKLGPVLGPRGLMPNPKSGTVTTDVAETIKEVKAGKIDFRVDDYGILHASIGKVSFDASELRENAMKYLQEVMRLRPASAKGLYIRSAYMSSSMGPSIPLSRSSIISV